In Fusarium oxysporum f. sp. lycopersici 4287 supercont2.34 genomic scaffold, whole genome shotgun sequence, the following proteins share a genomic window:
- a CDS encoding uncharacterized protein (At least one base has a quality score < 10) gives MASYDYPNELTLPGWYQGDNRYEPNPQLLSNQTLDPGTPYEIHALGHFTVNNNQSFSSPQPTSDYSSSDQYILNLLLSQPNSPLNATSEHPFQSGSATSTENTDKRPNHSLSVTADKTPSPGGHSSISTGDDTNIDNIKNEHSGSGFADVKLRSASRKPKSPRKKMAPSLQARECHNDVEKPYRTRLKLRFENLLAVLQASRTNDDDLRGARATEVGYVLSRGEVLDTATHRILALEKENDRLFEGKTTNPWSGGKVYVLSLLKTAVNYNLHNVFTPEQDI, from the exons ATGGCTAGCTATGACTACCCCAACGAGCTTACTCTTCCTGGCTGGTATCAAGGAGACAACCGGTATGAG CCAAACCCACAGCTACTCTCGAACCAGACTCTGGATCCAG GCACTCCTTATGAAATACATGCTCTCGGCCACTTCACAGTAAATAATAATCaatccttctcatcacctCAGCCCACATCGGACTACTCGTCCTCCGATCAGTACATCCTAaacctcctcctctcccAGCCCAACAGCCCCCTCAATGCCACAAGCGAACACCCTTTTCAGTCTGGCTCTGCCACAAGCACGGAGAACACGGACAAACGGCCAAATCATAGCCTATCAGTCACGGCAGACAAGACTCCATCACCAGGGGGCCACAGCAGCATTAGCACCGGCGACGACACCAACatcgacaacatcaagaacGAACACAGCGGTAGCGGGTTCGCCGACGTCAAACTCCGTTCAGCATCCCGCAAACCCAAGAGTCCTCGCAAAAAAATGGCGCCTTCCTTGCAGGCTCGTGAATGCCACAACGACGTCGAGAAGCCGTACCGCACACGCTTGAAACTGCGTTTTGAGAACTTGCTTGCCGTCTTGCAAGCGTCACGCACGAATGATGATGACCTGAGAGGAGCCAGAGCAACAGAGGTAGGATACGTCTTGAGCAGAGGCGAAGTTTTGGACACAGCGACACATCGTATCTTGGCATTAGAAAAGGAAAATGATAGGCTGTTCGAGGGTAAAACAACTAACCCATGGAGCGGCGGTAAGGTATATGTATTGAGCTTACTTAAAACAGCTGTCAACTATAATCTACATAATGTCTTTACCCCTGAACAGGATATATAA
- a CDS encoding uncharacterized protein (At least one base has a quality score < 10) → MVPQQELDVDEHDGDSIGLPFVQLQTCPSRQRHGGDESAGLVRMLQATDDTLRRHGAPGVVIPHV, encoded by the coding sequence ATGGTGCCACAGCAGGAGCTGGATGTCGATGAGCACGATGGGGACTCAATCGGCTTGCCATTCGTCCAGTTGCAGACGTGTCCCTCGAGGCAACGGCATGGAGGAGATGAATCGGCTGGATTGGTCCGAATGCTTCAAGCTACAGACGATACTTTGCGCCGACACGGAGCACCAGGTGTTGTTATTCCTCACGTGTAA
- a CDS encoding uncharacterized protein (At least one base has a quality score < 10) codes for MKLTPTKAIVGALALIAGKTSASPVSYCDGDSSKICYSWGVPSSTASSSSDTLFLRLEAPTDYQWIALGTGDRMSGSTISGSSNDAVAGGGGGEDHTGTIHGVIMSVVFLLGFPIGSLLMPLLGKWLVHASWQIIMFIGMWAGFGVGKIAADRGGDWFTEPHVQLGTIVCILMIIQPILGWWHHKNYLRYERRTAVSHAHLWYGRALMIIGIVNGGIGLQLSGASTGLIIAYAVVSIIVFAMYTAGSVRKMIRMRRKESRLMSDVSSSALELT; via the exons ATGAAGCTCACCCCGACAAAAGCCATTGTTGGCGCTCTAGCGCTAA TCGCTGGAAAGACATCAGCATCTCCAGTGTCCTACTGCGATGGAGATTCTAGCAAGATTTGTTACAGCTGGGGcgtgccatcttcaacagccTCGTCAAGCTCTGACACGTTATTCCTACGACTCGAAGCTCCCACCGATTACCAATGGATCGCCCTCGGAACCGGAGACCGCATGAGCGGCTCTACAAT CTCAGGCTCCAGCAACGACGCTGTTGCcggtggcggtggtggtgaggaCCATACTGGCACGATTCATGGTGTCATTATGTCCGTCGTTTTCCTACTAGGATTTCCCATCGGTTCCCTATTGATGCCGTTGCTGGGGAAGTGGCTTGTTCATGCTTCATGGCAGATAATTATGTTTATCGGCATGTGGGCTGGCTTTGGTGTCGGCAAGATTGCTGCCGACCGCGGCGGAGAC TGGTTCACCGAACCTCATGTCCAGCTCGGCACCATTGTATGCATCCTCATGATTATACAGCCAATCCTAGGATGGTGGCATCACAAGAACTACCTCAGATACGAACGACGAACCGCCGTTAGCCACGCCCATCTCTGGTACGGCCGGGCTTTGATGATAATTGGGATCGTTAATGGTGGGATTGGTCTGCAGTTATCAGGTGCTTCTACGGGTCTGATCATTGCCTATGCTGTTGTCAGTATCATTGTATTTGCAATGTATACTGCGGGTTCTGTTCGCAAGATGATTAGAATGCGGAGGAAGGAAAGCCGTCTGATGTCTGATGTTTCTAGTAGCGCACTAGAGCTGACGTAA